The Prochlorococcus marinus XMU1404 region TTTGTTCTCGGCCTTTTTATAAAATTCTTTTAGTGTCATCTTATCAACTAGATAATGTTCCTTCGATATCGATGGCCCTATTGCGATAAGTAAGTCATCTCTAGATGTTCCAAAATTATCGAAAATTTTAACCAGATTTTTTATTATTTTTTTTTCTAAACCTTTTCTTCCACAATGCAAGGCTGCTACATTTCTTGTCTTTTTATCTGCAAAAAATATTGGCATGCAATCAGCTGTGTAAATCCACAAGTTTTGATTGCATTTATTACCAACAAGACCATCTGCATAAGTCTTACTCCCTTCTTGCGAATGTGATCCAAAAACTATCACATTACTGTGAATTTGATTTAAAACACAATTTACATAATTCTCATTAAAATAATTACTTAATAATTGAGGAGATTTCTCAGAGCAAGACTTCGTAAAATATGCATGTTTGAAATTATATTGACTAAGGATAGGTGATATGTAATACTCAAATTTTTTGTTTTGAATAAAAATTTCAGCTTTAGAGAAATATATTTCTTTGTAAGGAATAGTTCCTGCTCCTAAAGTGAATTTATGAAATTAATTTAATATCCCTCAAGATCCAGAATCCTGCAAATTTTTCAATATATGGCGTTGACTGTATGGAAATAAATTGATAACCAAAAGAATTTCTTTTATTCTCTAAAAACTTTGTACTTAAAATGTTTGCATCTTTTTCTGGTAAATCTGTTACCAGCCACTTATCTTCTTCTGAAGCTTCAAGGATAAGTTGGTTTTTATTTATAGTTAATTTAATAGGTTCTAAACAACTGAACCATGCAGCAAGTGCTAAAGATCTATCTTTGCTAAAAAGTCTTAATCCTGGGACTGAGTGATTATCATCTAAATCTTGTTGAATTGGGAAAATATCTCCAAATTCCATGGGCCAATTTTCTGCTGATTTTAATTCACCAATTGATATTTCAGAGATAGTTAAAGCGTCACCTCTCACTGCTTCTGGTAGAGGTTGAGGAGAGCTTTCTATTCTGGAGCTTAAAGTAGGAGCTAGTACCCCTCTTACATAACCTGTTTCCTTTGGATAAATCTCTTTTTCAAGAAATTCGATTCTATCAATTAAATCGTAAGTTCTTCTACTAACAAGAGGCTCAATACTTGAGGCCTCCAGTGATTTCTTAATGATCGATTTCATTGAAGATCTCCAAAATCTAACTATTGTTGGTTTCGCCCAGCCTTGTTTTTTTGCATCATTAATTGCTTCATTTAGTGCCTCTGTAAGCCATTCTGAATTAACTTTATTAGCAGGACAATTTTTATTCCAAAGAAAAATATCTTCTGTCTTAAAACTTCTTGTAGAGCAAATAATTAACTCCCATCTTTTTTTTCCATTGGATTCAATAATTGGTCTTGAATAAAAGTCTAATTCCCAATTTGAAGTTTTTAATTCAAGACTTGGTTCTGTTTTATTATTAATGTTCATTTATCTTGTTCTTTTTTATCGAAGAGTGCTTTAGTTTTAAGTGCTCTTTCAGTTGCTTCTTGCATAACTTTTTGCTTATCAATAATTAATTCTCCAGCAGAGTTTTCTAAAAGTGCTGTATTGAGACCAATGCGCCCTTTTTCGAGGTCAATTTCAGATATTAAAGCTTTTATAATTTCCCCTTCTCTAAAAATTTCTCGTAAGGAACGAATAGATCCATTTGTTAGTGAGGATTGATGAAGAAGTCCACTAGCTCCATCTAAATCAATAAAAAAGCCATATGGTTTAACTGCTAAAACTTCTCCTTCGATTAATTGGCCCAATTTTAAACTCCCAAGTTTAGAAACTAATCTCGCCTTTTTTTCAGAGAGAACTAATTTTCTGGATTCTGGATTGACCTCTAGAAATGCTACTTTTAAAGTTTTGCCAACAAATGATTGATGATTCTGACCATCTTCAAGTTGGGATCTTGGGATAAATCCTCTCAACCCATCTACATCGCATGTAAGTCCACCCCTGTTAAAACCATTTATTAAAACATCAATTAATTCTCCATTTTTTGAAGAAATTGTGACTTTTTCCCAACTTTGTCTAAGAATTAATGCTCTAGCACTTAACGTCACCATTCCATCAGCATTTTGCTCTTTAATTACCAAAACTTCCATTTCAAGCCCTTTAGAAAATTTTTCCTTAAAGTTAGTAATTACTCCTAACCCGCATTCTTTTTTGGGCATAAAACCTGGCGCTTTTCCACCAATGTCAACGTATAAACCATCACTCTCAATTGCTATAACCTTTCCTGAGATAGTCTCTCCTGTCGCCCCTATTGGCTCATTTTCATTTAAAGCTTCTAAAAAGGCACTTTCATCAAAATCGAATTCATCAACTGTTCTTTCTAATTGAAAATCTGTGCTTTGCTCAGAAAAATTAAGGGGTCTATTTAAGTCTTGTTGAGTTAAATTTTGTTGAGAAATATCAAAATCATTGGTGTTTTCATTATTGTCCTCAATTTTTTTTACTGAATCATTTTTAATGATTTGCGGTTTGATTGCGATATCTTCTTTTTTAATTTCTTCTTGCGAATTGGTTTGCTCATTATCTATTTTTTGAGTATCTTTCTTGCTTATGTGAAGTACCTGAAGAGGTTTTTTATTGCCCTTTGGTTGGATATTATCTTGGGCATTTTTATTACTGACTCCCATCGTAGGTAAAATAAGGATAATTAATTATTAACATACTCTAAATGTTAGTACTCAAAATTAAAATTAATGAACTTTAAACCAATACCTAACAAATTTGAATATTTAAATTGGCAAGAAATTGAGTGTGTTGCAAAAAACAAAAGATCAACAGTGATTTGGCCATTCGGTGCTGTTGAGCAACATGGGCCGCATTTGCCTCTTGCTACAGACAGTATTTTTGTTGATGAAATTATTAGCGAAGTTTTTAAATTATTCTCTGCCGATATTCCATTAAAAAAACTTCCAACCCAATATATTGGTTTTTCTCCAGAACATAAGGGTTTTGCCGGGACAATTTCACTTTCCTCAAATTTACTAACCTCAATGATAAAGGAAGTTGGAGGTCAATTATCTGAAATGGGTTTTAAAAGATTGATATTAATTAATGGACATGGAGGTCAAATTTCACTATTAAATACAGCTGCAAGAGAGCTAAGAAGTATCGCACCAGGGATGGCAGTTTTTCCTTGTTTCTTATGGAGTGGTGTGAATGGATTGAGTGAATTGTTAACAAAAACTGAGATTGAGGATGGGCTTCATGCTTCTTTAGCTGAAACAAGTTTGATGATGGCTTTGAAACCAGAATTAGTAGGTGATGAACGCCCAAATGAGGGCAATAAAGTAGAGATCCCTGAAGGTTGGAGTCTAGAGGGCAATGCGCCTACTGCTTGGCTTACTGACGACTTTAGTAAATCAGGTGTTATTGGAGATAGTAGAGGAGCAAATGAGTCTTTAGGGAAAAATTTAAAGGAATTATTGATTAATCATTGGTTCAAATTGATTATGAATCTGATGCAATCAGATTGGCCAAACAATTATTAAATAAGTTTTAGTAAAAAATGTGACTTAACAATTGAAACTATTTTCATGATATTTAAATAAACTCTCTATAATCATGTAATATTCATGCATAATGAGCTAAAGATTACTGACATGCAAACTCTAGAATCAAATAAAAAAACTATTGAAGAATCGACTAATCCGATTTCTTTAGATTTGCCCGACTTCACTACAGATTCTTATAAGGATGCATACAGCAGAATAAATGCAATTGTTATAGAGGGAGAGCAAGAGGCTCATGATAATTACATTTCAATAGCAACTTTAATTCCAAATGAGTTAGAGGAGTTAACTAAATTGGCGAGAATGGAAATGAAGCATAAAAAAGGCTTTACTGCATGTGGAAGAAATTTAGGTGTAGTAGCTGATATGGAATTTGCCAAAAAATTCTTTTCTAAATTACATGGTAATTTTCAAGTTGCTCTTGAAAAAGGAAATTTAACAACATGTCTTTTAATACAAGCTATCTTAATTGAAGCATTCGCAATCTCTGCTTATAACGTCTACATAAGAGTTGCTGATCCTTTTGCAAAAAAGATAACAGAGGGAGTAGTTAAAGATGAATATCTTCATTTAAATTACGGTCAAGAGTGGCTTAAAGAGAATTTATCTACTTGTAAAGAGGAATTAATGGAAGCTAACAAGGTTAATCTTCCTTTAATTAAGAAGATGTTAGATGAAGTAGCAGATGACGCATCAGTTTTAGCTATGGACAGGGAAGAATTAATGGAAGAATTTATGATTGCTTATCAAGACACATTGATGGAAATAGGTCTAGATAATAGAGAAATAGCCAGAATGGCGATGGCTGCAATTGTTTGATTTTATTTCTACTTAATTAGGAATTTTAATAATTAATCATTCCTATTTATGTAGTTACCTCTGTGCTATTGTTCATAACATCATATAGAAACAATTTATAAATTTTAAATGTTTGGGTTAATTGGCCACTCAACCAGTTTTGAAGATGCGAAAAGAAAAGCTTCGATGCTAGGCTTTGATCATATTGCAGATGGTGATTTGGATGTTTGGTGTACAGCTCCTCCACAGTTGGTTGAAAATGTTGAAGTTAAGAGTGCTACTGGAATATCTATTGAAGGTTCTTATATAGATTCTTGCTTTGTTCCTGAAATGCTTTCTAGGTTTAAAACGGCAAGAAGAAAAGTATTAAATGCTATGGAACTAGCTCAAAAAAAAGGGATTAATATTACTGCTTTAGGTGGATTTACTTCTATTATTTTTGAGAATTTTAATCTTCTTCAGCATAAACAAATAAGAAATACTTCATTAGAATGGGAAAGATTTACTACTGGCAATACTCATACCGCCTGGGTTATTTGTAGGCAACTAGAAATAAATGCACCACGTATTGGGATAGACCTTAAAAAAGCAACTGTTGCTGTTATTGGTGCTACAGGGGACATAGGCAGTGCTGTTTGTAGATGGCTTATAAATAAAACCGGTATTTCTGAACTTCTTATGGTCGCAAGACAACAAGAACCACTAGCTTTATTACAAAATGAATTAGATGGTGGCACCATAGCAACTTTAGATGAGGCATTACCTCAAGCGGATATTGTTGTATGGGTAGCAAGTATGCCTAAAACTATTGAGATTGATACTGATAACTTAAAAAAACCATGTCTAATGATTGATGGTGGTTACCCCAAAAATCTTGATGAGAAATTTCAGGGCGAAAATATTCATGTTTTAAAAGGAGGTATAGTAGAGTTTTTCAATGATATTGGCTGGAATATGATGGAACTTGCAGAAATGCAAAACCCTCAGAGAGAGATGTTTGCTTGCTTTGCAGAAGCTATGATTTTAGAATTTGAAAAATGTCATACCAACTTCAGTTGGGGAAGAAATAACATTTCTCTTGAAAAGATGGAATTTATTGGAAAAGCTTCTTTAAAACATGGTTTTTCTGCAATTGGACTTGATAAACAGCCCAAAGTATTAACTGTCTAAATTATGGCTAAACGTTACCTCCTTGACTTTGAGAAGCCTCTTGTTGAACTTGAAAAACAAATAGAGCAAATTAAAGAATTAGCTAGAGATTCAGAAGTAGATGTAAGCCAACAGCTTCTACAGCTTGAAACTTTAGCTGCTAGGAGAAGAGAAGAAATATTCAAATCTCTCACCCCTGCACAAAAGATTCAGGTAGCTAGGCATCCTCAAAGACCTAGTACTTTGGACTTTGTTCAAATGTTTTGTGATGATTGGATCGAATTACATGGAGACAGAAATGGTGGCGATGATATGGCACTAATTGGGGGGATAGGTTCGATAAATAATAGACCAGTGTTAATGTTAGGACATCAGAAAGGAAGAGATACAAAAGAAAATGTAGTAAGAAACTTTGGGATGGCAAAGCCAGGAGGTTACAGAAAAGCTCTTAGATTAATGCAGCATGCAAATAGATTCTCTTTGCCAATTCTTACATTTATTGATACTCCTGGAGCTTATGCTGGTTTAAAAGCTGAAGAAGAGGGCCAAGGGGAAGCGATTGCAAGAAACCTTCGAGAGATGTTTGGATTGAAAGTTCCAATAGTGGCTACTGTTATTGGAGAAGGAGGTTCCGGAGGTGCACTTGGGATAGGTGTTGCCGATAGGTTACTAATGTTTGAACACAGTGTTTACACAGTGGCTAGTCCGGAAGCATGTGCATCAATTTTGTGGAGAGATGCTGCGAAGGCACCAGAAGCGGCTTCAGCACTTAAAATTACAGGTAAAGATTTACTTAAATTGGGGATAATAGATGAGGTATTACCAGAACCTTCTGGTGGGAATAATTGGGATCCTTTAGATGCTGGTAATACACTAAAAGAGGCTATTGAGAAACACCTTAATTCTTTACTGCAAATGCCTGAAGATGAATTAATTGAGGAAAGATACAAAAAGTTTAGGGTTTTAGGTAAATTTATCGAAGCAAACAATATTGAAGAGATTTATAGTGAAATCCCTCAAAAAACTGAATAAATTGAAACTAGCTTTTATAACAGGTGCTACGAAAGGTATTGGTAGATCTACCGCAATTACTTTTGCACATGCTGGCTGGGATTTAATTTTGCTCTCTAGGAATTTGGATTTGATGGAGAAACTAAAGAGCGAACTTTTGACTACTAAATCAAAAATTAGCCTTATTAAATGTGACTTATCAAATCCTCTAGAAATTGAGCATTGTGTTAAAGAAGCAATTGAGAAGTATGGATGCCCTTCAGTCTTGATCAATAATGCCGGTTGTGCATTTAATGGGCCTTTAGTTGAAATGGATTTAGGCCAATGGGAACAAACTATTCAAATAAACCTAACAAGTGTTTTTCAAATTTGCAGTTCAATAATTCCTCAAATGAGAAAAAATGGTGGTTTAGTTATTAATGTTAGTAGTCATGCCTCCTATAATGCATTCCCTCAATGGGGAGCTTATTGTGTTTCAAAATCTGCACTAGCTATGTTTACTAAATGCTTGAGGGAGGAGGAGAGATCTAATTCAATAAGGGCGTGCACAATAACTTTAGGTTCAGTAAATACTCCTCTTTGGGACTCAGAATCTATCAATGCTGATTTTGATAGAACTTCTATGCTCTCCTCAAGCGAAGTATCAGATACTATTCTCTATATGGCTCAACAACCTGAATCACAACTGATTGAAGACTTAACTTTAATGCCCTCTGGTGGAGCTTTTTAAACATTCTTTTTCTTTTCTTAATCCTTAAAAAGTGATTTTTTTTAGGTCTAAGCGAACCCGATTAAACAAGAGAATGTGATATAGTTAATAAGCAATTAAGCTATAGGAAGATACAGTTAATTAAGTTGCGTACAATTTTCTGTCAAGAATTTTATGACCTCTACATTACCCAACGATAATATTAGAAACTTTGACGACCAGATTACTAATAAATTAATCTCAGAAATTATAAGAGACAGAATCAAGAACTCTGGAACCAGATTTAGCGCCAACGATAACATTGCAGATTTTATAAATCCGGGAGAATTAGAGATTTTAGAAAGAGAAGTTGCCTCAAGAGTTAAGGACTTACTAAAGTCCCTCATAATAGATGTTGAAAATGATCATAATACTCAAGAAACTGCTGAAAGAGTTTCAAAAATGTATTTAAATGAAGTTTTTAAAGGCAGATATCACCAACAACCTAAAGTTACAAGTTTCCCAAATGATAAGAATCTTGATGAGATTTATACAGTCGGCCCAATTTCTGTTAGATCTGCATGCTCGCATCACTTAGTTCCAATTCTAGGAGAGTGTTGGATAGGTATTAAACCTGGGAATAAAGTCATAGGACTTTCAAAATTTGCGAGAGTTGCTGATTGGGTTTTTTCAAGACCTCATATTCAGGAAGAAGCTGTAATGATCCTTGCAGATGAAATTGAAAAACTCTGCGAACCTAAAGGTTTAGGCATTATTGTAAAGGCCCAACATTATTGTATGAAGTGGAGGGGAGTCAAAGAACCAAATACAAGCATGATTAATTCTGTTGTGAGAGGCGATTTTAGACACGATTTAAGTTTAAAGCAAGAATTTTTTGAGCTTGTAAAACAGCAGTCAGCTACTAATAATTATTAAATTCTTTTTAATAACTTAAAAAGATCCTCTGTTTTTTTAATATCTTTTAAACCTGGAGATATTTCAATACCACTTGAAATATCTAGTCCATCTGGTTTGAAGTCAGTAAGAATTTCATTAATCCATTCAATTGATATTCCACCTGCCAACCACCATGGTTTGCTAAATTGTAAATTCTTTAAATAAATAGAATTTATTTTTTTTCCTGAACCTCCATAAGTTTCTTTATTCCAAGAATCAAGTAGTATCGCATCTACAAAATCTTCAAAAGGTTTTATTTTATCTATGTCCTTTTCGGTTTTTATTCTGAAAGCCTTCCATAGGCCAATATAGGGAATTTTTTCCCTTATTTTTTTGCAATAGTCAATATCTTCATCTCCATGTAATTGAATGATAGTTTCACTTGGGTTGCCTAAGAAGTTTTTGATAATTAAATCTATAGGACAATTTTGCACAACAGTTACTCTATCGATTTTTGGATAAAAATTTTCTAGGGTTTTAAATATTTTTTTCTTAATTTGAGCTGATACATACCTTGGAGACTCTTCAACCGAAATAATGCCAATGGCATGTGCTCCTAATTTAGCGACTTGAAGAGCTTGTTCTTCAGAAGTTAGTCCACAAATTTTAACTAAAGTATTAGTCTTGGGCATATCATTATCCTTTATGTAAAATTAATATTATTGCTAAATATAGCGGAGATTATTTTTGAGAAGTTGGCAAATTTTTAAAATATGGGGAATTCCCTTCAAAATTCATCCTTATTGGTTTGCGATTCTCTTTTTATTTTCATGGAGTATAAGTAATCAGGTTAATTT contains the following coding sequences:
- the pgeF gene encoding peptidoglycan editing factor PgeF gives rise to the protein MPYKEIYFSKAEIFIQNKKFEYYISPILSQYNFKHAYFTKSCSEKSPQLLSNYFNENYVNCVLNQIHSNVIVFGSHSQEGSKTYADGLVGNKCNQNLWIYTADCMPIFFADKKTRNVAALHCGRKGLEKKIIKNLVKIFDNFGTSRDDLLIAIGPSISKEHYLVDKMTLKEFYKKAENKKITVNLTKTEKDLYSRDSNHLKEQNLNQLDLKRSAYRQLLNENIPNANIDISNLCTYKLKNEFNSWRRSNTISRQWNFICSEK
- a CDS encoding Tab2 family RNA-binding protein, encoding MNINNKTEPSLELKTSNWELDFYSRPIIESNGKKRWELIICSTRSFKTEDIFLWNKNCPANKVNSEWLTEALNEAINDAKKQGWAKPTIVRFWRSSMKSIIKKSLEASSIEPLVSRRTYDLIDRIEFLEKEIYPKETGYVRGVLAPTLSSRIESSPQPLPEAVRGDALTISEISIGELKSAENWPMEFGDIFPIQQDLDDNHSVPGLRLFSKDRSLALAAWFSCLEPIKLTINKNQLILEASEEDKWLVTDLPEKDANILSTKFLENKRNSFGYQFISIQSTPYIEKFAGFWILRDIKLIS
- a CDS encoding S1 RNA-binding domain-containing protein, whose product is MGVSNKNAQDNIQPKGNKKPLQVLHISKKDTQKIDNEQTNSQEEIKKEDIAIKPQIIKNDSVKKIEDNNENTNDFDISQQNLTQQDLNRPLNFSEQSTDFQLERTVDEFDFDESAFLEALNENEPIGATGETISGKVIAIESDGLYVDIGGKAPGFMPKKECGLGVITNFKEKFSKGLEMEVLVIKEQNADGMVTLSARALILRQSWEKVTISSKNGELIDVLINGFNRGGLTCDVDGLRGFIPRSQLEDGQNHQSFVGKTLKVAFLEVNPESRKLVLSEKKARLVSKLGSLKLGQLIEGEVLAVKPYGFFIDLDGASGLLHQSSLTNGSIRSLREIFREGEIIKALISEIDLEKGRIGLNTALLENSAGELIIDKQKVMQEATERALKTKALFDKKEQDK
- a CDS encoding creatininase family protein; protein product: MNFKPIPNKFEYLNWQEIECVAKNKRSTVIWPFGAVEQHGPHLPLATDSIFVDEIISEVFKLFSADIPLKKLPTQYIGFSPEHKGFAGTISLSSNLLTSMIKEVGGQLSEMGFKRLILINGHGGQISLLNTAARELRSIAPGMAVFPCFLWSGVNGLSELLTKTEIEDGLHASLAETSLMMALKPELVGDERPNEGNKVEIPEGWSLEGNAPTAWLTDDFSKSGVIGDSRGANESLGKNLKELLINHWFKLIMNLMQSDWPNNY
- a CDS encoding aldehyde oxygenase (deformylating) produces the protein MQTLESNKKTIEESTNPISLDLPDFTTDSYKDAYSRINAIVIEGEQEAHDNYISIATLIPNELEELTKLARMEMKHKKGFTACGRNLGVVADMEFAKKFFSKLHGNFQVALEKGNLTTCLLIQAILIEAFAISAYNVYIRVADPFAKKITEGVVKDEYLHLNYGQEWLKENLSTCKEELMEANKVNLPLIKKMLDEVADDASVLAMDREELMEEFMIAYQDTLMEIGLDNREIARMAMAAIV
- a CDS encoding long-chain acyl-[acyl-carrier-protein] reductase — protein: MFGLIGHSTSFEDAKRKASMLGFDHIADGDLDVWCTAPPQLVENVEVKSATGISIEGSYIDSCFVPEMLSRFKTARRKVLNAMELAQKKGINITALGGFTSIIFENFNLLQHKQIRNTSLEWERFTTGNTHTAWVICRQLEINAPRIGIDLKKATVAVIGATGDIGSAVCRWLINKTGISELLMVARQQEPLALLQNELDGGTIATLDEALPQADIVVWVASMPKTIEIDTDNLKKPCLMIDGGYPKNLDEKFQGENIHVLKGGIVEFFNDIGWNMMELAEMQNPQREMFACFAEAMILEFEKCHTNFSWGRNNISLEKMEFIGKASLKHGFSAIGLDKQPKVLTV
- a CDS encoding acetyl-CoA carboxylase carboxyltransferase subunit alpha; this translates as MAKRYLLDFEKPLVELEKQIEQIKELARDSEVDVSQQLLQLETLAARRREEIFKSLTPAQKIQVARHPQRPSTLDFVQMFCDDWIELHGDRNGGDDMALIGGIGSINNRPVLMLGHQKGRDTKENVVRNFGMAKPGGYRKALRLMQHANRFSLPILTFIDTPGAYAGLKAEEEGQGEAIARNLREMFGLKVPIVATVIGEGGSGGALGIGVADRLLMFEHSVYTVASPEACASILWRDAAKAPEAASALKITGKDLLKLGIIDEVLPEPSGGNNWDPLDAGNTLKEAIEKHLNSLLQMPEDELIEERYKKFRVLGKFIEANNIEEIYSEIPQKTE
- a CDS encoding SDR family oxidoreductase, whose translation is MKSLKKLNKLKLAFITGATKGIGRSTAITFAHAGWDLILLSRNLDLMEKLKSELLTTKSKISLIKCDLSNPLEIEHCVKEAIEKYGCPSVLINNAGCAFNGPLVEMDLGQWEQTIQINLTSVFQICSSIIPQMRKNGGLVINVSSHASYNAFPQWGAYCVSKSALAMFTKCLREEERSNSIRACTITLGSVNTPLWDSESINADFDRTSMLSSSEVSDTILYMAQQPESQLIEDLTLMPSGGAF
- the folE gene encoding GTP cyclohydrolase I, whose amino-acid sequence is MTSTLPNDNIRNFDDQITNKLISEIIRDRIKNSGTRFSANDNIADFINPGELEILEREVASRVKDLLKSLIIDVENDHNTQETAERVSKMYLNEVFKGRYHQQPKVTSFPNDKNLDEIYTVGPISVRSACSHHLVPILGECWIGIKPGNKVIGLSKFARVADWVFSRPHIQEEAVMILADEIEKLCEPKGLGIIVKAQHYCMKWRGVKEPNTSMINSVVRGDFRHDLSLKQEFFELVKQQSATNNY
- a CDS encoding phosphoribosylanthranilate isomerase, with product MPKTNTLVKICGLTSEEQALQVAKLGAHAIGIISVEESPRYVSAQIKKKIFKTLENFYPKIDRVTVVQNCPIDLIIKNFLGNPSETIIQLHGDEDIDYCKKIREKIPYIGLWKAFRIKTEKDIDKIKPFEDFVDAILLDSWNKETYGGSGKKINSIYLKNLQFSKPWWLAGGISIEWINEILTDFKPDGLDISSGIEISPGLKDIKKTEDLFKLLKRI